The following are encoded in a window of Castanea sativa cultivar Marrone di Chiusa Pesio chromosome 5, ASM4071231v1 genomic DNA:
- the LOC142637053 gene encoding putative germin-like protein 2-1: protein MATPIILFELLLALSISFALATDHSPLQDFCVADAKSQVLINGLACKDPKLAEANDFFFSGLHLEGNTSNAVGSMVTPVTVSQMPGLNTLGISMVRIDYAPWGINPPHTHPRASEILTVLEGHLEVGFVTSNPENRHITKVLKKGDVFVFPIGLIHYQRNVNSKNATAIAALSSQNPGVITIANSVFGCAPDIPSDILVRALQVDKNFVTRLQSNF, encoded by the exons ATGGCCACTCCCATTATCTTATTTGAGCTCCTACTAGCATTGTCTATATCGTTTGCTTTAGCAACTGATCATAGTCCTCTTCAGGATTTCTGTGTAGCTGATGCAAAAAGCCAAG TGTTAATCAATGGTCTGGCCTGCAAGGATCCCAAGCTGGCTGAAGCCAATGATTTCTTCTTTAGTGGACTTCACTTGGAGGGTAACACATCAAATGCTGTAGGGTCTATGGTGACCCCAGTTACTGTATCACAAATGCCAGGACTTAACACTCTAGGCATCTCAATGGTCCGTATAGACTATGCACCATGGGGCATCAACCCTCCCCACACACATCCTCGTGCCTCTGAAATCTTAACAGTCTTGGAAGGACACCTTGAAGTTGGATTTGTCACGTCTAACCCGGAAAACCGCCACATCACAAAGGTGCTAAAGAAGGGTGATGTGTTTGTATTCCCCATTGGTCTCATACACTACCAAAGAAATGTGAATTCTAAAAATGCAACAGCCATTGCAGCTCTAAGTAGCCAAAATCCTGGAGTCATTACAATTGCAAATTCTGTGTTTGGGTGTGCGCCAGATATTCCTAGTGACATTCTTGTGAGGGCTTTACAAGTGGACAAGAATTTTGTCACTCGTCtgcagtccaatttctaa
- the LOC142634250 gene encoding putative germin-like protein 2-1, translated as MASHILLSGLLALFFTAALASDPSPLQDFCVADTNSQVLMNGLACKDPKMVDANDFSSSGLHIAGNTSNSVGSNVTPMTAAQIPGLNSLGISLVRIDYAPGGINPPHTHPRATEILTVLEGSLEVGFVTSTPLNRLITKVLQKGDVFVFPIGLIHYQRNFGNGRAIAIAALSSQNPGVITVANTVFGSKPHIPSDILVKAFQVDNNVINYIKSKF; from the exons ATGGCCTCACACATTCTCTTGTCCGGACTTCTAGCTTTGTTTTTCACTGCTGCATTGGCATCAGATCCAAGCCCTCTCCAAGATTTCTGTGTCGCAGATACAAACAGTCAAG TGCTCATGAATGGTTTGGCTTGCAAGGATCCTAAAATGGTTGATGCCAACGACTTTTCAAGTAGTGGACTTCATATAGCAGGCAATACATCAAACTCCGTAGGGTCAAATGTGACCCCAATGACCGCTGCACAAATACCAGGACTCAACTCTCTTGGCATTTCTCTTGTTCGAATTGACTATGCACCAGGGGGTATTAACCCTCCCCACACTCACCCTCGTGCCACCGAAATCTTAACTGTCTTGGAAGGTAGCCTTGAAGTTGGGTTTGTCACATCTACTCCTCTGAACCGCCTTATCACAAAGGTGCTACAAAAGGGTGATGTGTTTGTATTCCCAATTGGTCTCATTCACTATCAAAGAAATTTTGGTAATGGAAGGGCCATTGCCATTGCTGCTCTTAGCAGTCAAAACCCTGGTGTTATCACAGTTGCCAATACAGTGTTTGGGTCCAAGCCTCACATTCCTAGTGACATTTTAGTGAAGGCCTTCCAAGTGGATAACAATGTTATCAACTATATCAAGTCTAAGTTCTAG